The genomic window CGGGCGCTCGCTGTGGCGGATCCTGCAGGCGAACGTCTTCACGCTCTTCACCCTCATCGTCGGCGGATGCTTCGGCCTGCTCCTCGCGCTGGGGTACTGGCAGGATGCCCTGTTCGGGTTCTTCGTCATCGCCAACATCGTCATCGGGGTGGCGCAGGAGTTCCGGGCGAAGGTGACGCTCGGCCGTCTCGCCGTGCTCAACGCGCCGCTCGCCCGGGTGCGGCGGGCCGAGCCGGGAGCCGAGGCGGCGGTGGACGAGGTGGCCGTCGCCGAGGTCGCCCTCGACGACGTGCTCGTGCTGAGCGCGGGCGACCAGGTCGTGGCCGACGCCGTCGTGCTCGAGGCCTCGGGGCTTGAGGTCGACGAATCGCTGCTCACGGGCGAGGCGGAGCCGGTCGGCGCGGACGCCGGGCGCGAAGTGCTCGCGGGCTCGACGATCGTCGGCGGCAGCGGGCTCGCCCGCGTCATCCGTGTCGGGCCGGATTCGTACGCGAACCGCATCACGGCCGAGGCGAGGCGGTTCTCGCTCGTCGGCAGCGAGCTGCGCGACTCCGTCGCCCGCATCATCCGATGGATCAGCATCGCCCTGCTGCCGATCGGCGCGATCGTCGTCAACGGGCAGATGCAGGCCGCGGGCGGCTGGGCGGCGGCCATCGAGTCGGGCGCCTGGCGCGATGCCGCCGTTGCCGCGACCGCGAGCATCATCGCCATGGTGCCGCAGGGACTCGTCCTCATGACCTCGGTGGCGCTCGCCGCCGGTGCCGTGCGGCTCGCGCGGCAGGAGGTGCTCGTGCAGGAGCTCGCCGCCGTCGAGGGCCTCGCCCGCGTCGACATGCTGTGCCTCGACAAGACCGGCACGCTCACCGAGGGCGCGCTCGTGCTCGACGCCGTCGAGGAGGCGCCGGGCCTGCCCGCCGACGAGACGGGGCGGGATGCCGCTCTCGCGTGGTTCGCCGCCGACCGTGATGCGAACGCCACGGCGCGAGCCCTCGGCGATCGGTTCCCCGATACCGCCGCAGCGGTCGCGCCCGCCGAGGTGCCGTTCTCGTCGGTGCCGTTCTCGTCGTTGCGCAAATGGAGCGCCGGGCAGCTCGATACCGGAACCTGGGTGCTCGGCGCCCCCGACATCGTCCTCCGGGGCGCCGTGGACGACGACACCCCCGGCGCGGTCGCGACGCTGCGACGGTGCCGCGCCCTCGCCGAGAGCGGCCTGCGCACGCTCGTGCTCGCGCGGTCGGAGGAGCCCCTGACGACGAGCGCCGGCGGCGGGCCGGACGAGCACGGCGTGATCGCTCCGGCCGAGGCGGCGCTGCCGCGCGGGCTCGCGCCGATCGCGGTGCTGACCTTCCGCGAGCGGGTGCGGGGCGATGCGCACGCGACGCTCGGGTACTTCCGCGAGCAGGGGGTGGGCATCCGCGTCATCTCGGGCGACGACCCGCGCACCGTCGCCGCCGTCGCACGCGAGGCCGGCGTCGAGCAGGTCGTCGCGGGGTTCGACGCCCGCGAGCTGCCCGAGGACGAGGACGCGCTCGACGCCGTCATGGCGCGCGAGCACGTCTTCGGGCGGGTGACCCCGGAGCAGAAGAAGGCCATGGTGCTCTCGCTGCAGCGGCTCGGGTACACCGTCGCGATGACGGGCGACGGCGTCAACGACGCGCTCGCGCTCAAGCATGCCGACATGGGCATCGCGATGGGCTCGGGCGCCCCCGCGTCGCGCGCTGTCGCCCGCATGGTGCTGCTCGACGGGCGCTTCAGCCGACTGCCGCGCATCGTCGGCGAGGGGCGCCGCGTCATCGCGAACGTCGAGCGGCTCGCGAAGCTGTTCCTGTCGAAGACCGTCTACGCGATCCTCTTCGCCGTGACCTTCGGCGCGCTGCTGTGGCCGTTCCCGTTCCTGCCGCGGCAGCTCTCGATCGTCGACGGGCTCACGATCGGGCTGCCGGCGATCGTGCTCGCCCTGCTGCCGAACGCGCGCCTCTACCGACCGGGGTTCCTGCGCCGGGCCGCGCGGTTCTGCGTTCCGGCGGGGCTCATCGTCGGCGCGGCCGTCATCGGGGTCGTCGCCTACGCCTACGCCGGGCTCGGGCTGCCGGCGGCCGAGGTGCAGGCGCTCACCGTCATCACCCTCACGCTCTCGGCGCTCTGGGTGCTCGTCATCCTCGCCCGGCCGTTCACGCGGTTCACCCTGCCCGTCGTCATCGCGGCCTACCTCGGGCTCGGGGTCGTGCTGTCGATCCCGCTCGCCACCGACTTCCTGCAGCTGCGGCTGCCCGAGCTCGAGGTCATCGGCGTCGCGGTCGGCGTCTCGGCGGTCGCCTCGCTCGTGCTCGAAATCGTGCACCGGGTGATGCGGCGCTGAGCAGAC from Microcella daejeonensis includes these protein-coding regions:
- a CDS encoding HAD-IC family P-type ATPase, which encodes MRSTRGLSRAEVHERRSRGEMNTPPDDSGRSLWRILQANVFTLFTLIVGGCFGLLLALGYWQDALFGFFVIANIVIGVAQEFRAKVTLGRLAVLNAPLARVRRAEPGAEAAVDEVAVAEVALDDVLVLSAGDQVVADAVVLEASGLEVDESLLTGEAEPVGADAGREVLAGSTIVGGSGLARVIRVGPDSYANRITAEARRFSLVGSELRDSVARIIRWISIALLPIGAIVVNGQMQAAGGWAAAIESGAWRDAAVAATASIIAMVPQGLVLMTSVALAAGAVRLARQEVLVQELAAVEGLARVDMLCLDKTGTLTEGALVLDAVEEAPGLPADETGRDAALAWFAADRDANATARALGDRFPDTAAAVAPAEVPFSSVPFSSLRKWSAGQLDTGTWVLGAPDIVLRGAVDDDTPGAVATLRRCRALAESGLRTLVLARSEEPLTTSAGGGPDEHGVIAPAEAALPRGLAPIAVLTFRERVRGDAHATLGYFREQGVGIRVISGDDPRTVAAVAREAGVEQVVAGFDARELPEDEDALDAVMAREHVFGRVTPEQKKAMVLSLQRLGYTVAMTGDGVNDALALKHADMGIAMGSGAPASRAVARMVLLDGRFSRLPRIVGEGRRVIANVERLAKLFLSKTVYAILFAVTFGALLWPFPFLPRQLSIVDGLTIGLPAIVLALLPNARLYRPGFLRRAARFCVPAGLIVGAAVIGVVAYAYAGLGLPAAEVQALTVITLTLSALWVLVILARPFTRFTLPVVIAAYLGLGVVLSIPLATDFLQLRLPELEVIGVAVGVSAVASLVLEIVHRVMRR